A window of Clavibacter michiganensis contains these coding sequences:
- a CDS encoding heat shock protein transcriptional repressor HspR — protein MDEDAPVFVISVAAELSGMHPQTLRQYDRLGLVSPTRTAGRSRRYSMRDIVQLREVARLGAEGVSLEGIARILELENQVTELRGRVRQLESALADELLSRPGRRVFAARGDGDVVSLRAGVRPSRPTEVVLYRAALAMPRDERDGSGRDAR, from the coding sequence ATGGACGAGGACGCCCCCGTCTTCGTGATCTCCGTGGCGGCCGAGCTGTCGGGCATGCACCCGCAGACGCTCCGGCAGTACGACCGCCTCGGCCTCGTGTCGCCCACCCGCACGGCCGGGCGCTCCCGCCGCTACTCGATGCGCGACATCGTGCAGCTGCGGGAGGTCGCCCGGCTCGGCGCGGAGGGCGTGAGCCTGGAGGGCATCGCGCGGATCCTCGAGCTCGAGAACCAGGTGACGGAGCTCCGCGGTCGCGTGCGGCAGCTGGAGTCGGCGCTCGCCGACGAGCTGCTGTCGCGGCCCGGCCGCCGGGTGTTCGCGGCCCGCGGCGACGGCGACGTGGTGTCGCTGCGCGCGGGCGTGCGGCCGTCGCGGCCGACCGAGGTCGTGCTGTACCGGGCGGCGCTCGCCATGCCCCGCGACGAGCGCGACGGCTCCGGGCGCGACGCGCGGTGA
- a CDS encoding flavin reductase family protein has product MDAAHVRIDPAILYFGTPVALLSTVGVDGRVNLAPMSSLFWLGSTAVLGMGSRSQTAANLRDTGEVVINLPSADQVDAVDRLALTTGRDPVPADKAAVGYRHVADRFAHAGLTPHASETVAPPRALECPVALEGRVIAAHPLEEGGAATYEVRVTRVHVHRAVLGERTDRIDPDRWRPLIMVFQRFYGLTAEVHPSRLATIDEEWYR; this is encoded by the coding sequence ATGGACGCCGCCCACGTGCGCATCGACCCCGCCATCCTCTACTTCGGCACGCCCGTCGCCCTCCTCAGCACGGTCGGCGTGGACGGGCGGGTGAACCTGGCGCCCATGTCGTCGCTGTTCTGGCTCGGCAGCACCGCCGTCCTCGGCATGGGCAGCCGATCCCAGACCGCCGCCAACCTGCGCGACACCGGCGAGGTCGTGATCAACCTGCCCTCCGCGGACCAGGTCGACGCGGTGGACCGCCTCGCGCTCACGACCGGACGCGACCCCGTGCCCGCCGACAAGGCCGCCGTCGGCTACCGGCACGTCGCCGACCGATTCGCCCACGCCGGGCTGACGCCGCACGCATCCGAGACCGTGGCGCCGCCCCGCGCCCTCGAGTGCCCTGTGGCGCTGGAGGGGCGGGTCATCGCGGCGCATCCCCTCGAGGAGGGCGGCGCGGCGACGTACGAGGTGAGGGTCACGCGGGTGCACGTGCACCGGGCGGTCCTCGGGGAGCGGACGGACCGGATCGACCCCGACCGCTGGCGCCCGCTGATCATGGTCTTCCAGCGCTTCTACGGGCTGACCGCTGAGGTGCACCCGTCGCGCCTCGCCACCATCGACGAGGAGTGGTACCGCTGA
- a CDS encoding iron ABC transporter permease, with translation MTAPVRTAPPAADAPHASAAAASIPGPVPSLAAVARADGAGRIPVRAVAVVALLALVVAVLAVIDVTQGTAAVGPREVWQALTGRATPGDASVVVASRLPRMAAGILVGLALGAAGAALQTVSRNVLASPDTLAVNAGAYAALAVAAVTGLTLPVLAGAGVAFVGGLVAAAIVLAVSGLGSGTVRLVLAGSALALGLGSVTSALLLLFPQQTSGLYRWGQGGIGQNGFDAVAQMAPVVVVALGILLLITRRLDALGLGDDAARSLGVDVRATRVIAVLASVLLAAAAVTVAGPIGFVGLYAPAFVRPLRRLVPGVRRSWVFIPVAGLMGAAVVLLADVLLRAVVGAEASVAVPTGLVTSLIGAVVLVVLAVRTRDSATPAPTERHGVVSRRRVALVVGALVAVLVGLLLASVLLGDAKLLLGDVVNGIRGTAGPVVSYVLDTRVPRVLAAVLAGAALALAGVLVQAVTRNPLADPAILGVSGGAGLGAVLFVTTAPLASGWGIAGAAGLGALAAAAVVFGLAARGGFPQNRLVLIGVGVSAGTAAAISMIIVLTDPFNGAKALTWLSGSTYGRGVDDALPVLAALVLAVAVAAPRHRMLDLVALDDDTPRLLGLSLGRSRLLALSIAVVLTATAVAAVGVIGFVGLVAPHAARALVGSRHARVVPVAILLGAALVTLADLLGRTVIAPGQLGAGLVTALVGTPYFVWLLWRGRAARGR, from the coding sequence ATGACCGCTCCCGTCCGCACCGCGCCCCCGGCGGCCGACGCGCCTCACGCGTCCGCCGCCGCGGCGTCGATCCCGGGACCCGTCCCGTCGCTCGCCGCCGTCGCGCGCGCCGACGGGGCGGGCCGGATCCCGGTGCGGGCGGTCGCGGTCGTCGCCCTCCTCGCGCTCGTCGTCGCGGTGCTCGCGGTGATCGACGTCACGCAGGGCACCGCCGCGGTCGGGCCGCGCGAGGTGTGGCAGGCGCTCACCGGGCGCGCGACGCCGGGCGACGCGTCCGTCGTGGTCGCGTCCCGGCTGCCGCGCATGGCCGCGGGGATCCTCGTGGGCCTCGCCCTCGGCGCGGCCGGCGCCGCCCTCCAGACGGTGAGCCGCAACGTGCTCGCCTCGCCCGACACGCTCGCCGTGAACGCGGGCGCGTACGCGGCCCTCGCGGTCGCGGCGGTCACGGGCCTCACGCTGCCGGTGCTCGCGGGGGCGGGCGTCGCGTTCGTCGGCGGGCTCGTCGCGGCGGCGATCGTGCTCGCGGTCTCGGGCCTCGGATCCGGCACCGTGCGCCTCGTGCTCGCGGGCAGCGCGCTCGCGCTCGGCCTCGGATCCGTCACCAGCGCGCTCCTCCTCCTCTTCCCGCAGCAGACCTCCGGTCTCTACCGCTGGGGCCAGGGCGGCATCGGCCAGAACGGCTTCGACGCGGTCGCGCAGATGGCGCCGGTCGTGGTGGTCGCGCTCGGGATCCTGCTGCTCATCACCCGCCGGCTCGACGCGCTCGGGCTCGGCGACGACGCCGCCCGCAGCCTCGGCGTCGACGTGCGGGCGACCCGCGTGATCGCCGTGCTCGCCTCGGTGCTGCTCGCCGCCGCCGCGGTGACGGTCGCCGGGCCCATCGGCTTCGTCGGCCTGTACGCGCCCGCGTTCGTGCGGCCGCTGCGCCGGCTCGTGCCGGGCGTCCGCCGCTCGTGGGTCTTCATCCCCGTCGCCGGGCTCATGGGCGCGGCGGTCGTGCTCCTCGCCGACGTGCTGCTGCGCGCGGTGGTCGGCGCCGAGGCGTCCGTCGCCGTGCCGACCGGGCTCGTCACCTCCCTCATCGGCGCGGTCGTGCTCGTGGTCCTCGCCGTGCGCACCCGCGACAGCGCGACGCCCGCGCCCACCGAGCGCCACGGCGTGGTCTCCCGCCGCCGGGTCGCGCTCGTCGTCGGCGCGCTGGTCGCGGTGCTCGTCGGGCTGCTGCTCGCGTCGGTGCTCCTCGGCGACGCGAAGCTGCTCCTCGGCGACGTCGTCAACGGGATCCGCGGCACCGCCGGCCCGGTCGTCAGCTACGTGCTCGACACCCGCGTGCCGCGCGTGCTCGCCGCCGTGCTCGCGGGCGCGGCGCTCGCGCTCGCGGGCGTGCTCGTGCAGGCCGTGACCCGCAACCCGCTCGCGGATCCCGCGATCCTCGGCGTCTCCGGCGGCGCGGGGCTCGGCGCCGTGCTGTTCGTGACCACCGCGCCGCTCGCGTCGGGCTGGGGCATCGCCGGCGCGGCCGGACTCGGGGCGCTCGCCGCGGCGGCCGTCGTCTTCGGCCTCGCGGCGCGCGGCGGCTTCCCGCAGAACAGGCTGGTGCTCATCGGGGTCGGCGTCTCCGCGGGCACGGCCGCGGCCATCAGCATGATCATCGTGCTCACCGACCCGTTCAACGGTGCGAAGGCTCTCACCTGGCTGTCGGGATCCACCTATGGCCGCGGCGTCGACGACGCCCTCCCGGTGCTCGCCGCCCTCGTGCTCGCGGTGGCGGTCGCGGCACCGCGGCACCGGATGCTCGACCTCGTCGCCCTCGACGACGACACCCCGCGCCTGCTCGGCCTCTCGCTCGGCCGCTCCCGCCTGCTCGCCCTCTCGATCGCGGTCGTGCTCACGGCGACGGCGGTCGCGGCGGTGGGCGTGATCGGCTTCGTCGGCCTGGTCGCGCCGCACGCGGCCCGCGCGCTCGTCGGATCCCGCCACGCGCGCGTCGTGCCCGTCGCGATCCTGCTGGGCGCCGCCCTCGTGACCCTCGCCGACCTGCTCGGCCGCACCGTGATCGCCCCGGGCCAGCTCGGCGCCGGCCTCGTGACCGCGCTCGTCGGCACGCCGTACTTCGTGTGGCTGCTGTGGCGCGGGCGGGCGGCGCGGGGGCGTTAG
- a CDS encoding hydrolase: MDHEDAGAGRGAPSGVWRVRELRLDRIHREVAVRIAGGRVTLADPAEAVVGRLDLAISDGVVDRHVHLGLVDRAALAGSPVTAVVDLGWDPAEIARIAARPPAGVDVRYAGPFHTAMGGYPSDRAWAPAAAVREVARAEDAAAAVAEARAGGSGAVKIVLHDGGPLLADDVLAALVDAAHAAGLPAAVHAEGAGQAARAIRAGADVLVHVPWTERLDDATLRESAARDVLWISTLAIHDGTDLATALENARGYVALGGRIAYGTDLGNGDLPVGLNAREVELLGEVGLRGPALLDAVLGSAPGVIAHALASADPLPSSADATAGELVAWLRGAHRLASADLR, from the coding sequence ATGGACCACGAGGACGCGGGCGCCGGGCGCGGCGCGCCGAGCGGCGTCTGGCGCGTGCGGGAGCTGCGGCTCGACCGGATCCACCGCGAGGTCGCCGTGCGGATCGCCGGCGGTCGCGTGACGCTCGCCGATCCCGCCGAGGCGGTGGTCGGACGGCTCGACCTGGCGATCAGCGACGGCGTGGTCGACCGGCACGTGCACCTGGGGCTCGTGGACCGCGCGGCGCTCGCCGGGTCGCCCGTCACGGCCGTGGTCGACCTCGGGTGGGATCCCGCCGAGATCGCCCGCATCGCCGCTCGCCCGCCCGCAGGGGTGGACGTCCGCTACGCGGGTCCGTTCCACACCGCCATGGGCGGTTACCCCTCGGATCGAGCGTGGGCGCCCGCAGCTGCGGTGCGCGAGGTGGCGCGTGCCGAGGACGCGGCGGCGGCCGTCGCGGAGGCCAGGGCGGGCGGATCCGGCGCGGTGAAGATCGTGCTGCACGACGGCGGGCCGCTCCTCGCCGACGACGTGCTGGCCGCGCTCGTCGACGCCGCGCACGCCGCCGGGCTGCCGGCCGCCGTGCACGCGGAGGGCGCGGGACAGGCGGCGCGCGCGATCCGGGCGGGCGCCGACGTGCTCGTGCACGTGCCGTGGACCGAGCGGCTCGACGACGCCACGCTGCGCGAGTCCGCGGCGCGGGACGTGCTCTGGATCTCGACCCTGGCGATCCACGACGGCACCGACCTCGCGACGGCCCTCGAGAACGCCCGCGGGTACGTGGCGCTCGGCGGCCGGATCGCGTATGGCACCGACCTCGGCAACGGCGACCTCCCCGTGGGCCTGAATGCGCGGGAGGTCGAGCTCCTCGGCGAGGTCGGGCTGCGGGGCCCGGCGCTGCTCGACGCCGTGCTGGGCAGCGCGCCCGGCGTCATCGCGCACGCGCTGGCGAGCGCGGATCCGCTGCCGTCGTCCGCCGACGCCACCGCCGGTGAACTCGTGGCGTGGCTGCGCGGGGCGCACCGGCTGGCATCCGCCGACCTCCGCTGA
- a CDS encoding ABC transporter ATP-binding protein encodes MTSPASTAPIARAADPDPAPASPAASALEARGITVAYGDTEVVHGAGLEIRPGCVTALVGPNGSGKSTLLRTMARLQAARSGSLVLREEGAEAGESDALDLSLRRFARRVALLTQGRPTPGGLSVRDVVEFGRYPHRGRFGGADPEGRAAVDRALDLTGLVALADRGVDQLSGGQLQRVWLASCLAQETGVLLLDEPTTYLDLRYQVELLDLVRDLADDASIAVGVVLHDLDQAAALADTVALLSDGRIVKTGTPTEVLTPDLLTEVYGIPVEVHADPTTGSLRTRAVARHHHRNERLHP; translated from the coding sequence GTGACCTCCCCCGCCTCGACCGCCCCGATCGCGCGCGCCGCGGACCCGGATCCGGCGCCCGCGTCACCCGCCGCATCCGCCCTCGAGGCCCGCGGCATCACGGTCGCGTACGGCGACACGGAGGTCGTGCACGGTGCCGGCCTCGAGATCCGGCCCGGCTGCGTCACCGCGCTCGTCGGCCCGAACGGCAGCGGGAAGTCGACGCTGCTGCGCACGATGGCGCGCCTCCAGGCAGCGCGCTCCGGGTCGCTCGTGCTGCGCGAGGAAGGCGCGGAGGCGGGCGAGTCCGACGCCCTCGACCTCTCCCTCCGCCGCTTCGCCCGCCGCGTCGCGCTCCTCACGCAGGGCCGGCCGACTCCCGGCGGCCTGAGCGTGCGTGACGTCGTCGAGTTCGGCCGCTACCCGCACCGCGGGCGCTTCGGCGGGGCGGATCCCGAGGGCCGGGCGGCCGTGGATCGCGCGCTCGACCTCACCGGCCTCGTCGCCCTCGCCGACCGCGGCGTCGACCAGCTCTCCGGCGGCCAGCTCCAGCGCGTGTGGCTCGCGAGCTGCCTCGCCCAGGAGACGGGGGTGCTGCTGCTCGACGAGCCCACCACGTACCTCGACCTCCGCTACCAGGTCGAGCTCCTCGACCTGGTGCGCGACCTCGCCGACGACGCATCGATCGCCGTCGGCGTCGTCCTCCACGACCTCGATCAGGCCGCCGCGCTCGCCGACACCGTCGCGCTGCTCTCCGACGGCCGGATCGTCAAGACCGGCACCCCAACCGAGGTGCTGACCCCCGACCTCCTCACCGAGGTCTACGGCATCCCCGTCGAGGTCCACGCGGACCCGACGACGGGCAGCCTGCGCACCCGCGCGGTCGCCCGCCACCACCACAGGAACGAGAGGCTCCACCCGTGA
- a CDS encoding 2'-5' RNA ligase family protein, which yields MDHDDPTAYALAAPDTAPASASRVEMRPSLLPRDDSDPYRYGIFLRPDARTCRAVTVVTDQIRAQYGLVSAGAFPPHATLIGSQPFGHDEPRVIEAVTELLADRPAFPVHNAGVREHGFGFVYDVDGLPDGSQNAELLALAADIDRVAAPFRRPMDSPEHHSFDPARFRAHLSLASHDLLVRPDLHDEVGAFIRELDEPVPTGFVGDTVVMYRTASPDWSGRWWTTLTWEHVRTWTLGGAAL from the coding sequence ATGGACCACGACGACCCCACCGCATACGCGCTCGCCGCCCCCGACACCGCGCCCGCGTCGGCGAGCCGGGTCGAGATGCGTCCGTCGCTGCTCCCCCGCGACGACAGCGACCCCTACCGCTACGGGATCTTCCTCCGCCCCGACGCGCGCACCTGCCGGGCCGTGACCGTCGTCACCGACCAGATCCGCGCGCAGTACGGCCTCGTGTCCGCCGGCGCCTTCCCCCCGCACGCGACGCTCATCGGGAGCCAGCCGTTCGGGCACGACGAGCCGCGGGTGATCGAGGCGGTCACCGAGCTCCTCGCCGACCGTCCCGCGTTCCCCGTGCACAACGCGGGCGTCCGCGAGCACGGCTTCGGCTTCGTCTACGACGTGGACGGCCTGCCGGACGGCAGCCAGAACGCCGAGCTGCTCGCGCTCGCGGCGGACATCGACCGCGTCGCGGCACCGTTCCGCCGACCCATGGACTCCCCCGAGCACCACTCGTTCGACCCCGCGCGCTTCCGGGCGCACCTCTCGCTCGCCTCGCACGACCTCCTCGTCCGCCCCGACCTGCACGACGAGGTCGGCGCCTTCATCCGCGAGCTCGACGAGCCCGTGCCGACGGGCTTCGTCGGCGACACGGTCGTCATGTACCGCACCGCCAGCCCGGACTGGTCCGGCCGCTGGTGGACGACCCTCACGTGGGAGCACGTGCGCACGTGGACGCTCGGGGGCGCCGCCCTCTGA
- a CDS encoding iron-siderophore ABC transporter substrate-binding protein: MITRRRTLAMTALAAATALTLTACGTTEEASTGAGTTPAGEQITLTDGTGAEVTLDGPATKVVGTEWNVVENLVSLGVDPVGVADVAGYSAWSSAVPLVNEPADIGTRGEPSVETIASLAPDLIVATTDLPADAITQLKAIAPVLQVNSADGSKQIQQSEDNLELIAKATGTEDKATEVIGAYDQAVTDAKAKLDAAGLAGSKFLFADAYVDAGAVAIRPFGTGSLIGDVTTELGLENAWTGEVDPAYGLGSTDVEGLTTVGDVQFLYNSNSTQGDDPFASTLAGNAVWQSLPFVTAGDVHRMPDGIWAFGGPASMTAYAKAVSDLLAG, encoded by the coding sequence GTGATCACGAGACGACGAACCCTGGCGATGACCGCCCTCGCCGCCGCGACAGCGCTCACGCTGACCGCATGCGGCACCACCGAGGAGGCGTCCACGGGCGCCGGCACGACGCCGGCCGGCGAGCAGATCACGCTCACCGACGGCACCGGCGCGGAGGTCACGCTCGACGGGCCCGCGACGAAGGTCGTCGGCACCGAGTGGAACGTCGTGGAGAACCTCGTGTCGCTGGGCGTGGATCCCGTGGGCGTCGCGGACGTGGCCGGCTACAGCGCCTGGTCGTCCGCCGTCCCGCTCGTCAATGAGCCCGCCGACATCGGCACGCGCGGCGAGCCGAGCGTGGAGACCATCGCGTCGCTCGCGCCCGACCTCATCGTCGCGACCACCGACCTGCCGGCCGACGCGATCACGCAGCTGAAGGCCATCGCGCCCGTGCTGCAGGTGAACTCGGCCGACGGCAGCAAGCAGATCCAGCAGAGCGAGGACAACCTCGAGCTCATCGCGAAGGCGACGGGCACCGAGGACAAGGCGACCGAGGTCATCGGCGCGTACGACCAGGCCGTCACGGACGCGAAGGCGAAGCTCGACGCGGCCGGGCTCGCCGGATCCAAGTTCCTGTTCGCCGACGCGTACGTGGACGCCGGCGCGGTCGCCATCCGCCCGTTCGGGACAGGCTCGCTCATCGGCGACGTCACCACCGAGCTCGGCCTCGAGAACGCGTGGACGGGCGAGGTCGACCCGGCCTACGGCCTCGGATCCACCGACGTCGAGGGCCTCACGACCGTCGGCGACGTGCAGTTCCTCTACAACTCCAACTCCACGCAGGGCGACGACCCGTTCGCCTCCACGCTCGCGGGCAACGCCGTGTGGCAGTCGCTGCCGTTCGTGACGGCGGGCGACGTGCACCGCATGCCCGACGGCATCTGGGCGTTCGGCGGCCCGGCGTCGATGACGGCGTACGCGAAGGCCGTGTCGGACCTGCTGGCCGGCTGA
- a CDS encoding BLUF domain-containing protein, translating to MRTTVYTSTATRQMSDDDLAELLGQCIHNNEQTGLTGLLLHRDGKFMQVLEGPHDAVESVFATIEADARHTDVRLLLDEEIPARQFPAWSMGFRTVDDATLRQLRGYDDFLDRPASAAARPDAPSRARWLLEWFRTHPA from the coding sequence ATGCGGACGACCGTCTACACGAGCACGGCCACACGGCAGATGAGCGACGACGACCTGGCCGAGCTCCTCGGCCAGTGCATCCACAACAACGAGCAGACCGGCCTCACCGGCCTGCTGCTGCACCGCGACGGCAAGTTCATGCAGGTGCTCGAGGGCCCGCACGACGCCGTGGAGTCGGTGTTCGCGACCATCGAGGCCGATGCGCGCCACACCGACGTGCGGCTGCTGCTCGACGAGGAGATCCCCGCACGCCAGTTCCCCGCCTGGTCGATGGGCTTCCGCACGGTCGACGACGCGACCCTCCGCCAGCTCCGCGGCTACGACGACTTCCTCGACCGCCCGGCGTCCGCCGCCGCGCGTCCCGACGCGCCGTCCCGTGCCCGCTGGCTGCTGGAGTGGTTCCGCACGCACCCGGCGTGA
- a CDS encoding LacI family DNA-binding transcriptional regulator — translation MSRPGAAPTIHDVAARAGVSKSVVSRALSGAPGVAPATQQTVRDAAAALGYVANAHARGMSAHRTHTLGVLVRDASTPFYGHLLTALQQRASERGYRVVTATGFGAFDVVEERKALETLVSLQVEGLIVCSGALPVADILPSARRIPTVVAGRPEVDASLSSVYCDETAGGRGLADHVASLGHRRVAVLTLPPAISLTMSARTRAMLDRLRELGLDAVHVRGEEHRGGHIEGADGIAQAIVDAGGVTAIMAPSDGWALAILDGLCRRGITAPDGVSITGYDGLPPFTSALLDFTTWRQPIPVIGALAVDAVVDRIDGTVTGTCHTAVDGALIPGRTAARLRA, via the coding sequence ATGAGCCGCCCCGGCGCCGCCCCCACCATCCACGACGTCGCCGCGCGAGCGGGCGTCTCCAAGTCCGTCGTCTCGCGCGCCCTCTCCGGCGCCCCGGGAGTCGCCCCCGCCACGCAGCAGACGGTCCGCGACGCCGCGGCCGCGCTCGGCTACGTCGCCAACGCCCACGCGCGCGGGATGTCGGCGCACCGCACCCACACGCTGGGCGTCCTCGTGCGCGACGCGTCCACGCCCTTCTACGGGCACCTGCTCACGGCGCTGCAGCAGCGGGCGTCGGAGCGCGGGTACCGGGTCGTCACGGCGACGGGCTTCGGCGCGTTCGACGTGGTGGAGGAGCGCAAGGCCCTCGAGACGCTCGTCTCGCTGCAGGTCGAGGGGCTCATCGTGTGCAGCGGCGCGCTCCCCGTCGCGGACATCCTGCCGTCAGCGCGCCGGATCCCCACGGTCGTCGCGGGCCGCCCCGAGGTGGACGCGTCGCTCAGCAGCGTCTACTGCGACGAGACGGCGGGCGGCCGCGGGCTCGCCGACCACGTGGCGTCCCTCGGCCACCGCCGCGTCGCAGTGCTCACGCTCCCGCCCGCCATCTCCCTCACGATGTCCGCCCGCACCCGCGCGATGCTCGACCGACTCCGCGAGCTCGGCCTCGACGCCGTGCACGTGCGCGGGGAGGAGCACCGGGGCGGGCACATCGAGGGGGCGGACGGCATCGCGCAGGCGATCGTCGACGCGGGCGGCGTCACCGCGATCATGGCCCCGAGCGACGGGTGGGCCCTCGCGATCCTCGACGGCCTGTGCCGCCGCGGCATCACCGCCCCCGACGGCGTCTCCATCACCGGCTACGACGGCCTGCCGCCCTTCACGAGCGCGCTCCTCGACTTCACGACCTGGCGCCAGCCGATCCCCGTCATCGGCGCCCTCGCCGTCGACGCCGTGGTCGACCGCATCGACGGCACCGTCACGGGCACGTGCCACACCGCGGTCGACGGCGCGCTGATCCCGGGCCGCACGGCCGCACGCCTCCGCGCCTGA
- a CDS encoding YdeI/OmpD-associated family protein: MGAGKRPAVVVTVAGYTYRTSVGAMGGQHLIPLSAAHRAASGVAADDDVEVTIELDEQPREAVIPDEVAAALAAEPALAAAFRALSSSRQRAVVDPIAEAKTAETRARRVEKALAALRG; encoded by the coding sequence CTGGGCGCCGGGAAGCGCCCCGCGGTCGTCGTCACCGTCGCGGGCTACACGTACCGCACGAGCGTCGGCGCGATGGGCGGCCAGCACCTCATCCCGCTGAGCGCCGCGCATCGCGCCGCGTCGGGCGTCGCTGCCGACGACGACGTCGAGGTGACCATCGAGCTCGACGAGCAGCCGCGCGAGGCCGTGATCCCGGACGAGGTCGCCGCCGCCCTCGCCGCGGAGCCCGCCCTGGCTGCGGCGTTCCGCGCGCTCTCGTCGAGCCGGCAGCGCGCCGTCGTGGATCCGATCGCCGAGGCGAAGACCGCCGAGACCCGCGCGCGCCGCGTCGAGAAGGCGCTCGCCGCGTTGCGCGGCTGA
- a CDS encoding helix-turn-helix domain-containing protein → MGADDDGPTGVHCRLDELLAARGMTLTRLSAIVGVSQVNLSVLKNDRARAIRYSTLVAVCRALECEIGELLVLDPPTS, encoded by the coding sequence ATGGGCGCCGACGACGACGGCCCCACCGGCGTCCACTGCCGCCTCGACGAGCTGCTCGCGGCCCGCGGCATGACGCTCACGCGGCTGAGCGCGATCGTGGGCGTGAGCCAGGTGAACCTCTCCGTGCTGAAGAACGACCGGGCCCGGGCGATCCGCTACTCGACCCTCGTCGCGGTCTGCCGCGCGCTGGAGTGCGAGATCGGCGAGCTGCTGGTGCTGGATCCGCCGACGTCATGA
- a CDS encoding class I SAM-dependent methyltransferase — MSDAPAPAPASAADDLLDLGALRRRPDVEAENLFAVDAADRLLLDELVALLDAASAAGHPVRPEELVVVGDQYGALALGAAAALRRAGAPDPIRIRVHQDALASETALRLNAELIGETAEIAHHGLDDALAAGARVVVARLPRSLDALDEWAGVLARAAADDVTVLAGGRVKHMTPAMTDVLRRRFGEVHATLARQKSRIVVARQPLTATVDDGDAYPRRASHPDLGLEVRAHGAAFAGARVDIGTRFLLSFLADLPAHARVAVDLGCGTGVLASAVALARPDLRVIATDQSWAAVDSARATVAANGVADRVTVVRDDAGSTVPDGSADLVLLNPPFHTGATVHAGLAPRLFAAAARMLRPGGQLWTVYNSPLGYRPQLTRIVGPTREAGRNAKFTVAVSTTPDRRA, encoded by the coding sequence GTGAGCGACGCACCCGCACCCGCACCCGCATCCGCCGCCGACGACCTGCTCGACCTCGGCGCGCTCCGCCGTCGGCCCGACGTCGAGGCCGAGAACCTCTTCGCCGTGGACGCGGCCGACCGGCTGCTCCTCGACGAGCTCGTGGCGCTGCTCGACGCGGCCTCCGCTGCCGGGCATCCCGTCCGGCCCGAGGAGCTCGTCGTGGTCGGCGACCAGTACGGCGCCCTCGCGCTCGGCGCCGCCGCCGCGCTGCGTCGAGCGGGGGCGCCGGATCCCATCCGCATCCGCGTCCACCAGGACGCCCTCGCCTCCGAGACCGCGCTCCGCCTCAACGCGGAGCTGATCGGCGAGACCGCGGAGATCGCCCACCACGGGCTGGACGACGCCCTAGCTGCCGGTGCCCGCGTCGTCGTCGCGCGTCTGCCCCGCAGCCTCGACGCGCTCGACGAGTGGGCCGGCGTGCTCGCGCGGGCGGCCGCCGACGACGTGACGGTGCTCGCCGGCGGACGCGTGAAGCACATGACCCCCGCGATGACCGACGTGCTCCGCCGCCGCTTCGGCGAGGTGCACGCCACGCTCGCCCGGCAGAAGTCGCGGATCGTCGTCGCGCGACAGCCGCTGACCGCGACCGTCGACGACGGCGACGCCTACCCCCGCCGCGCGTCCCACCCCGACCTCGGCCTCGAGGTGCGCGCGCACGGCGCCGCCTTCGCGGGTGCCCGCGTCGACATCGGCACGCGCTTCCTCCTCTCCTTCCTCGCCGACCTGCCCGCCCACGCCCGCGTCGCGGTCGACCTCGGCTGCGGCACGGGCGTCCTCGCGTCGGCCGTCGCGCTCGCCCGGCCGGACCTGCGCGTGATCGCGACCGACCAGTCGTGGGCGGCCGTCGACTCGGCGCGCGCGACCGTCGCCGCGAACGGGGTCGCGGACCGGGTGACCGTGGTGCGCGACGACGCGGGATCCACCGTGCCCGACGGATCCGCCGACCTCGTGCTCCTGAACCCGCCCTTCCACACGGGCGCCACCGTCCACGCGGGCCTCGCGCCGCGCCTGTTCGCCGCCGCCGCGCGCATGCTCCGCCCCGGCGGCCAGCTCTGGACCGTCTACAACAGCCCGCTCGGCTACCGGCCGCAGCTGACCCGCATCGTGGGCCCCACGCGCGAGGCGGGTCGGAACGCGAAGTTCACGGTCGCCGTCTCGACGACGCCCGACCGGCGGGCCTAG